One genomic segment of Stigmatopora argus isolate UIUO_Sarg chromosome 3, RoL_Sarg_1.0, whole genome shotgun sequence includes these proteins:
- the smad6b gene encoding mothers against decapentaplegic homolog 6b has protein sequence MFRTKRSGLVRRLWRSRLIPDKEGRDGNGQSGEGCRDELFANNPQKIPKTEFRAVTPSGSFLGSGGGCGGGPVDEGALGLVDQEQDGGAPDQGGPRSMQDSDSRTVTCCLFQERDHSEIRAPEAGPESGDPGSCHLAPRGPGQRDAGSPESRAMLEQELKLATHSLLKKLKEKALDTLLEAVESRGGLPSDCVLVSRTELRLGGHVAAPQLLVCKLYRWSDLRHPAQLKPLCECKSYWGPDSPTVCCNPYHYSRLCGPESPPPPYSRLSPNEEHKPLDLSDSTLSYTETEATGSPNVTTGEFSDASMSPDAPKESHWCNVAYWEHRTRVGRLYTVYERSVSIFYDLPQGTGFCLGQLNLEHRSSTVQRTRGKIGYGILLSKEPDGVWAYNRSEHPIFVNSPTLDAPDGRSLAVRKVMPGFSVKVFDYERSCLLRYAAESDFTDGPYDPNSVRISFAKGWGPCYSRQFITSCPCWLEILLNNHR, from the exons ATGTTCAGGACGAAACGCTCGGGTCTTGTGCGGCGACTCTGGAGAAGTCGTTTGATTCCAGATAAAGAGGGGCGCGATGGAAATGGCCAGAGTGGCGAGGGATGCAGAGACGAATTGTTTGCCAACAACCCGCAGAAGATTCCCAAAACGGAGTTCCGAGCGGTGACCCCCAGCGGCTCTTTCctcggcagcggcggcggctgtGGCGGTGGCCCTGTGGACGAAGGCGCCCTGGGGTTGGTGGACCAAGAGCAAGATGGGGGCGCGCCGGACCAAGGGGGTCCCCGCTCCATGCAGGACAGCGACTCCAGGACCGTGACGTGTTGCTTATTTCAAGAGCGGGACCACTCCGAGATCAGGGCCCCAGAAGCGGGCCCGGAGAGCGGGGACCCCGGCTCGTGCCACTTGGCCCCCCGGGGCCCCGGCCAGCGGGATGCCGGCTCTCCCGAGTCGCGGGCTATGCTGGAGCAAGAACTCAAGTTGGCCACGCACTCACTTCTAAAAAAGCTCAAGGAGAAGGCCCTGGATACTTTGCTGGAGGCGGTGGAGTCCCGGGGCGGCCTCCCCAGCGACTGCGTCCTGGTGTCCCGGACTGAGCTGAGGCTGGGCGGCCATGTGGCGGCCCCGCAACTGCTCGTGTGTAAACTGTACCGCTGGTCTGATCTCCGGCACCCGGCCCAGCTCAAACCGCTCTGTGAGTGTAAAAGCTATTGGGGCCCGGACAGTCCCACTGTATGCTGCAACCCTTATCACTACAGTCGCCTATGTGGGCCAG AGTCACCCCCACCTCCATATTCAAGGCTCTCCCCTAATGAAGAACACAAGCCACTGG ACCTGTCAGACTCCACATTGTCTTACACTGAAACGGAGGCAACCGGCTCACCTAACGTCACAACAGGGGAATTCTCAG ATGCCAGCATGTCGCCCGACGCCCCCAAGGAGAGCCACTGGTGCAATGTGGCGTACTGGGAGCACCGCACGCGCGTGGGCCGTCTGTACACGGTGTACGAGCGCTCCGTCAGCATCTTCTACGATCTACCTCAGGGCACGGGCTTCTGCCTGGGCCAGCTCAACCTGGAGCACCGCAGCAGCACGGTGCAGCGCACGCGGGGCAAAATCGGCTACGGCATCCTCCTCAGCAAAGAGCCGGACGGCGTGTGGGCGTACAACCGCAGCGAGCACCCCATCTTCGTCAACTCGCCCACTCTGGACGCGCCGGACGGGAGGAGCCTGGCGGTGCGCAAGGTGATGCCGGGCTTCTCCGTCAAGGTGTTCGACTACGAGCGCTCGTGCCTGCTGCGTTACGCGGCCGAGTCAGACTTCACGGACGGACCCTACGACCCCAACAGCGTGCGCATCAGTTTCGCCAAGGGTTGGGGGCCCTGCTACTCCAGACAGTTCATCACCTCCTGCCCCTGCTGGCTGGAGATCCTCCTCAACAACCACAGATAA